DNA sequence from the Pectinophora gossypiella chromosome 12, ilPecGoss1.1, whole genome shotgun sequence genome:
taataacgggttcttaccgcgtttaaaatagggatatgggactcccgatatttcgacactgttgcaagtctcatatccctattttaaacgcggtaagaacccgttattatgtgttttaattatgataataaccgcgtaaacttaaaacaatgtataaacacaAAGATGTCGTTGAAGTTTATTTCGATGGTGTATGTTCTGGGTTTTGTCAACCCGTCACCATACATGTACATGTCTTTTGTTTACAATTAGTaaacagtggtgctaattcatgtaaataccaactaattttattttaagttatatctgtcattttcttatccgccgaaaaggaaagggacgggtaatcgacaagcataaaatttatggaacacacgtcaattttaagcacaaatctaaaccaaccgtctaaaaattttacatccgtcaataacccgacacagttaagtagacagcacgtcaaaaggattgcataccagggacgtaccttttgattcgcccgggttattcattcatttactcattcttcctaaaattaagagctgtgaatcatccgtccctttccttttcgacggatatgaaaatgacggatataacttaaaataaaattaggcggtgtctgcaggaatcggggccagtgtctACGTCCATCGTCGTTCGTCTGTAAGCGCccagtggaaaaaaaataattcaagctATTTGTgactacaaaaatattattcaattcaattctggtttttgtattattaagtAAAGATGATATTGTAATATTGTTTGACAACCACTCTAACCTGTCGTCTCTCGTAACGAATACCACATGAAATTcgtttgacatgacttattgtagagttgccgcaaatgacattaactactttgccgtaGCCATAAAAGTACTCAGATAATTGCAATGCAGGTAATAAGGCACACAAATCCCAGATATGTCCGTTTTGggttcaaaaaatataaaggtTTTTGAAAGTGCGACCTTGAACGGTGGTCCGGTCAATTATGCCGATTGCCGGTAGTTTCCCTACCCTAAGGTCGTAGCCATGTGGAACATATTTACCGGAaccatttattttatacttaccttATAAGGTACACATACGTATCATAATTCGTGTATGAAAGCCTTCAAATATTTCTAgaacttatttatgaagtaCCAACTTTGATCGGAGTTTGGGGCATCTACAaactatacttacatacacttTTAGATTTATTCAAGTAACTTACTAGTGACTGATAAACTTAAATCTCGATTACGTAAGTAGTACGTAGTTTTGTTTATCCGATGCGAaacattatacatcaatgatgcAATCAATGCCTTTGTCGATATTTACTACTTGATTGCACTGCTTGCTACTACTTACAATGCTGTATGCATCGCTGAAATCGTTTAGTGTCACTAAgtatatatcttcttcttctattgtgttggttgtcaggtggattaccaaccccatcaaccctggtgtcagggttactattgagccggcaaatgCTCCTGACATGTATGTTTTGTTTCAACTATGACACATACACACCTACATACATTGAcacgtccgtaatccctaaaAGGGTGGGCAGAGGTACAAGTATAAtcaacaacttgcagccattgtaGATAACATGGCCAGCACAAGGCCATCACCATCAGCCTAAACCATTCCATAACTATATTTAAGTCATAACTATattccattgtatttaagtctataaattatgtaatacaaactggattaaaagaaaagaaaggaaaacatgaaacagtaggactagggccctgtgctgggaggttttctggccacgtctttccctcagcgttacagattccgatgtggtagtagttttacagctagttacataatatgtaatttaattatgtttgacgttcaaaaagcgctaactttgtaagccaattttgaaaaataaatatttttgatttttttttttttgaatataatGGCGTATCCTTACCAACTCCACAATACGCGGCGCAGTCCAGTCTTCCAGGGTTGCCGTAGGTGACGTTGTTGGTACCGCACACAGGGTTGTActctgacgtcacaggacaCGATCTAATGCAGTTAGCTATGGCTAGTGGGGACTTGGTGTTCGGATTGGCCGTAGTTGACGGTGTAACAGGACCCCTGAAATAGTATATCGTTATAAACATCCTCGTCGACAGCCCTAATCTAAGTTCCTTGGAATTACCACTAAGGCTGAGTTAGGAAAGCTTTAGACAGTATCTACAGAGTAAGTATTCGTCAAGTTGTGAGAGAGTTTTCCTAATATAAAGATGGTGTTCTGCCTTTTCGCCATTAAAAAATACgcagattttctttttcattacgtttcaaaaatttttttattgtcaatatgtcttGTAAATATACTTAACGTAGTAAATACTTTATCTTTAGGACGTCCAGAGCAGAGAACTCCATAATGGTTGTACGTTGTACTAATGAAAATGTCGTCCTCTCAGATTAATTTAtatcataatcatcataaatcaacagcctatatgcgtcccactgctgggcacaggtctcccctcaatcaatcggagggggtatggagcatattccactacgctgctccactgcgggttggtggacgtcTTTTTACAGCTAACAGCCGGgaacaatggcttaacgtgccctccgaagcacagaatcatattactttttcagacaaaagGTGTAtccagcctgaaaagtccttaccaaacaaaggacagtctctgatcttgagcctaacgctctaaccactaaaccatggAGGCTGTATTTATATCAGccctaaataataatattgtcaaaTTCTATACTGTgctaaaaacataaacagataCTATACTACTTGAAACCAATCGACAATCACATTAGTGAGACTTCACATAATATTTTTGCTGTATTAACGTTATCCCATTATTTTGATTCCCATAGTGACGGATATTCTATGTTTATCGTGGCTCAATTTTCACATACCTATTATGATTTTAAAGACGTCCTAATCctaacattattttaatatcatGTTGTGATCCACTAATCTCTGTGTTCTTCTTACACACCGTTCAATATGTTTCCAACTAAAAATACTCGATGCATCACCAAAAATGTAGCtcgatacttaattattattctgatcaggACGTACGTTCTACTGATTGTTACCTTAAATACTATTcaagttaatataaaaaataaaaataaagacaatttAACTTACCAAGTATTAGGACTACCGGTGTCCTCCCAGCTATTTGAATTGGGTCTTTGCTGGTCATACCATTCAGTGTTATGCCCAGATGGATCATACCAGCCAGGTCGCCCTTGATCTGTCCACGAGTTTGGCCTGTCTTGATTATTCCATCCGTTATTTGACCAGAAGTCAGGTTCTTGATTAGACCAGTTAGGTTTTTCGTGGTTTGGCCAAGGTTTCTGGTCTGACCAGGAAGAATGGCTGCCGTGGTTAGGCCATCCTCTAGGCAGTGAGTCAGTTTGCTCGCCTTGACTATCGGGCTCGTAGTCACCGGGATGATTCAATCGCCAGTATTCTTTATCTCCGCGTTTATGAGGGTTGTAGTGTGTAGGGTTGTATTGTGCAGGGCTGGGGTGGTGTTGTCGCGAGTCCCACCCGTGGGGTTTGTCCATCCAGTCGCCGCGATGTTCGTGATGCTCGAAGGGGTGGTGGAACTCACTATGCTTGTCCAGGCGGACCCCCGCATATGACCTCCCCGCCGTCAAGTGGCTCAGTAGTGTCACCACCACTGTTGGTAAACATTCCATTAAATATTACTTTCATAACAtgacaaaagtaaaaaaaaataaactaacttTCTTGCAAAAAATTACGATTGTGATCGTGGtcgtttgttaaaatataactgTTAAGAAACCTTGAAATTCCAAAACACCAAAATGTGTGGTCATTGCCACCCAAAAGTATAAGGaaaaaatcaagaaaataaatcttacatatttttttactgaaAAAATTGTTTTGGACATGGTTTGCCGTAATTGATACATGCATGTagaatttttttatgatttgtaaTCATCCAATTATCTTTGttcttaattatattttggtATTCAATAAGCAAGTAGTCATTATTTTTGTACGTAAGCCTCTACGCTCACGTAAATAATTGGAActgaggaaaaaaaataaacgccAATTTGTAAACGGATAGTGTTAATGCGATCATTGATTAGCTCCATTAACATAAACGATACACTAATAATGACTTACCGACAGTTGTGATACACTTTTCCATGACTTATTTTAGCACTTCACACTTATTtagtttaaaaattgttttgagATACTTTTTGTTTACGACCAACTGTGCCACGGTCAAGACACAAAGGTACACTATAGGCTTGTGTAAGACCgctaatgtttataaaaacccCCACCTAGTTTCCTCTCATAACCCGTTCCCGCACTGGATGAGACTGATGAATCATTTGACGGATCATCATTAACATTAATATCTTGTCATTGAGATAACCACATGTGTTAACCGCGTTACTCTCCTATTATAGTAGGTGTTTAAGTGCATCGTTCGGTTTACCGTTAGCCGCGGTAAACTCCCTGCGTTTAAGGTAACAAGCTGGATTTATGAATAGTCCGGCATTCTCGAGTTTTTACAAGGATTCCACAAAGAATTCGTAGAAATATGAGTAACATATACGTGAAGGATATTTAGACGGAAGAATAGATTATGTGTCAACATTATAGGTTGAACGGTAGCCGGAAACAAAGAGATTTGTATATTGCATCAAACTGTTTTTATACAAAGAAACAGGATATGAAAAACCATTATTTTACTTCCATTGCGAAATAGTTTTTTAAGTTGGGATACATGTCATGCAAAGTTTTACTTTATGTCGCCAGTGAGGGTATAACTAAATCTAAAATTTATGTacgtaagttattttcttaacCCTACTTGTAAGTACCtgtgtccgttatccctaaggaCAACGACAGGCTATAGCGTATCGGTGAGGGAATTTTATGTTACTTATAAGGTATTTCTAGTTTTGTTCagggattttaaaagaaaatacaaaaatgtcaGTAATATATCGGTAACAGATTTCCCCAAAGaaagaagtaggtacctattctgaAAATTATTTCACAATTTTGAGtaattgtacctatttttgATATACGATACTTGAAATGTCTAccgttcatttaaaattaaaggcgcgaacctcggctcagggcgtcgtctgagaggaaaaatatttgaaagaattaatcgaccctagtgggtcgatagcgataagcgctgaatgagggaaatcgtcgaccacgccggcggggtcggtatcggggccctactctcatcaactctggtgtcagggttactattgcgctgccaaaggcccctgacttggctcatgtaacgacttcttagttacatcagtaagtagtgactgggaccaacggcttaacgtgcctctctataatataataatataatcgaaTCGAATTCCGAATCGCACGGTCTTACTACGTCGCATCATCTTACTACATCTTACAATCTGGTGaacagccagtaatgtcctaaccaaactagggaccacaaagtattttttgtgatacatTTACTTAGATATTGCAATACAGATTGCAACCAGATCTAAGAAGAGGGCACCAACGTTATAATTTAATGCCCGCAACTGGTTACGATAATTTATGAAGCAATCGTGTTATTAGCAATATCGACCTTTTATTATAATCAAGTTTGACAAGTTTACAAAATTTAATGACGGCAAAATCAAATTGCGAACACCATGTCCTTTAAAATTGAaggaaaataaagataaaatttaaattggtaataattctgactcggactggacttgaacccgcagctctaaTCAAGCCAggaattctttcgatctatgtattcTCATTAAGCCGACGACGACGTCATCTATCTAGAAACAGCATCAGTagtttcgcatggacaggaagaAGAACCGATGATGTAATGGTTAATACGCTCGTCCTGGCTTGACacgagctgcgggttcaagttaCGTCCgggtcagattttttcgatttaaattttctcttggtgagtttccctaagcacgggtaagtcattgaatagaatagaatagaaatcatttattctagATGTAATTGAACCTTATtcctaaaaagggacgtcagctcagttGCGTCAATATGtcgtgacactccgacattgagggagtagcacaacgctgattttcagcagTGCCCCAAAAACACTAATGAAAGGAAAGTACTTGTAAAATGTTCACCGCTGTTGAGACGCTCCTCCCGATGTCCATaaatcaaacataacataacctcacgactatacttatcccaattggggtagtcagagatgaattaagtacccgaCCGAGCTCACCGaggtttttgttagaccaacgtattAAGTTAGGCcaactgtgtttgtgaaaaaatgtattaagtaattGCATTTAAATTCTAaggatttgaaaataaaatacaaattatgcgaataaatgatttgatttttttgatttgaaataatatttaaggaATAGGTTAAAGAAAAGGGTAGACACGATTAAGACACATATGTATGTGTCTTAATGTTGGTATGTACCAACAACCATTTTGTTACTTTGTTCTTGTTACATAATAAGTAGATAGAGGTAAGTCATACAATACCCCTATGTCACCTTCCTAAACATAATACGCCGCTTTATCAAATATATAAATCTATCATGGGTGTGTGTTCTCAAATACTCTCTGTGAATTAATTTATCAAACTGTTTAACttaattgttttagttttttcaatacaatataatattcaaGTTTAACAAGTTTACGAAGTTATcgttcttaataataataattcatgacGCCAAACTCAAATTGCGATCACGCCGTAATACTTTGCAATTTTATTGATAGAAAATTCTTGTAAAACTCGTCCCGGTGGCCAAAAATCAAAACCTACATATAAAAATTTTAaggttttgaaaataaaatacaaagaataTTTAAGGAAAAGGTTAAAGAAAAGGCAGATACGAGGAAGGCACATACTGACATTCcaacattaattttgtttattttattattgttatactaAGGCACAGATAAGTCATACAATGTCCCTGTCTCACCTtcctaaatacagggtgttagtgacatcgtaacgaatactcagagggatgattcagaccatgattctgagttaatatcaagtggaattttccgtcgcaaaattcatgctatttttttagttttttttaattattttcaattctatacttttgcgatggaaaattccacttgatattaactcagaataatcagctgaatcatccctctcagtattcgttacgatgtcacttacaccccatacaagtacatacagtagccatacaagtaggtatgggtgttagtgacactgtaacgaatactgaaggggatgattcagaccatgattctgagtcgatatcaagtggaatttcctgtcggagaagtcgtgaaaattttagagcttatttaaattattttccgttccatacttttgcgacggaaaattccacttgatatcaactcagaattatggcctgaatcattcctcaaagttttcgttacgatgtcactaacaccctgtatataggtcCTCCTTATGAAATGGCGTTGTGTTCTGAAATACTTGCTGCGAATTAATACCTCAATAACAAACTGAATTCAATTGTTTTAAtgctttatttaatttactttttcttcATAAAGTATTGAACGACATGTCAATTTCTTCTTCTAcgtttttcttttataagtagTATTTGGTGGTTACTAATTAGACGCACTTTCTTCAACAGCAGAACGAAACCAGTCCATAACCAGCAGATATAAGATATAATGCAAATACATTCATTACCACACACCGAACACTGCATACACAATAAGTCTCATTCTTGCCGTGTGCCGTCTAacccgtaagtgcgagcgagatccAGTCCGTGCGCTCTCCCTCTTTcttcttagcggcttacgacTATTTATTAAGAGTAatagtaagacccagagggggtgaaggcGCCCGGTATAAATCaatgcggggcgaagagtgacATTAGGTACAAAACCCAtggatataatttataattggaCCTATTTGTGAATGGATAAAATTGAATAGgtatagtaatcagaattcctTACGTTTGACCATTTGTAATTTCTTAGCAGGCTTCTTATCTTACATATTACCGGAATTAAGCATTATGTAAATGTATCTTCATACCGTGATCTAATCCAGgattaaaactcataataacgggttcttaccgcgtttaaaatagtctattcaataataatagtaatataataatagtagtagTCAATAGTCTATGTTAAACGcgctaagaacccgttattatgtgttttaattatgataataaccgcgtaaacttaaaacaatgtacgtaTCTAGGATGTTTTATGAAAGGCCAAGagctactctaaaccggcgagcatgcatgaagtggtgtgtcaggatcgtagttagTTGAATTTCCATTCTACAATTTCTAGCTATTCTTTAGGATGCATAAAAACAAatagataactaaataaaatagcACTTTATTGTGTCATCGTGGTGTCATATTTGGTAACTATAttgtgttaatataaaatagtaagtatgtaaaagtCTTCAACTCGCCGGAGCAGCTGTGGCGGTGGGGCATGGTGAAGCCCGCATCAGACTCACATCTGGAAAAAAGGAAATTCATCAGATTAGAAACAGATATTCATTAATGATATATTGCGTACCTAAAACCACGTGTGAAAAACTAGACAACGAGTTAGAACTGCGGATTAAAAGTGGCTAAAAGTTGCCTTATGATCGCTTGTGGCTCTGCGTACCCCTTTAGGAACTACGGGTGTGTGTTTATAATTTACTATCAGTCACGGTTGACTTGGCTGAGCTGTGGGGTCCAcgggtggcggatagtggaacggccatcagatatgatggttagctgcgaatataaaaataagcagtccccgaccaaacagcgacaggattagcagaacgtagcgggtagctcactgggacgggctaacctataaaatgctacttaggttctatgacgatcttgtgacgtagcgagtaggcgctgctacttcaaaagcgcacccctgatgccgggcagcagcggtatcagtactggtttgaggcctaggaaatggattctgatagggctctagctagaacatcaccgattgagaaattggtcggtgtactgcggaacggaaggcgattggggcaaccaccgttctatacgccctatctatggagtaatggcgattactccaccgacaagagagagAGACGTGACTTGATcattatggacggcgatacggctaaccagaaagctcgatgaggtgtgtgtaattagttcatcatgcgcTGAATGTACTAATGCTAAGATGTAAGAAGGTATATTTGAAAAACTAGGTTCATTGAAGATATCTTTCAAAACACTTATTCTATTTCGTAAACAGAAGACGGAAAAactttcatattcatattctgtTTTGTCCAACATTTACACTACAGGACTTATTCAGAGCAATTTCATTTGCTAAGTCAGCAAgtgttcccgggaatgttcaaAAAGTGGAAATGTCcatgttgtaaaaaaaaaaatctttaatagtaaggacactagcTAAAAATTAGGAGTCAGAATAGTGATACAGGTATCTTGGAGGCCTTTTTATCAGAACCTACGTGCagagaataatatttgatttatgctttcattcacaacagcatcacatcttaggctgttATGGGTGGGGGCATGcattaaatatgattttttatcagttttagtcagtcttgatcgatggggctggcataattttttttgttaaaagcccttaagtaaataaaagactaaAAAAGGACAGTAGctggttcttttttttttcaaattatgtcttttactctgatcctatctgcctTAATAAAGCTTGTTTACATAACTGttgcgcctttttacttccGGGAAAATTCCCGAAGTGGGAACATGtgggaacgacacatcactaCAAATAATAGCAACTACGTAATACAATCATAAATTCcgcacattacattacattgtttCCATTGGTCACGTGGTTTCGTAACCGGTTGCAAggtaaaaacaaaactaatagtTACGTCCTTATAAGTATATACTTCGGTATTTACATCGGTGTTTTCCTCAACTATGTTTACTAgtttaaataggttttatgtAATTACGTTAAAAGACCCATCTACGCAAATGGGgccacaaaataaatattataattaaataacaaaacgtGACCAACGTTTAACGATGACTCTTGATTAGGTTTTCCTATTAACAAATATGACGTGTAAGTACTTTCGTGTTACGTGTTATTTCAATATTGTAGCCCTTATGACTGAtatacacagttggctcaaccattatacggc
Encoded proteins:
- the LOC126371495 gene encoding sporozoite surface protein 2-like, which codes for MEKCITTVVVVTLLSHLTAGRSYAGVRLDKHSEFHHPFEHHEHRGDWMDKPHGWDSRQHHPSPAQYNPTHYNPHKRGDKEYWRLNHPGDYEPDSQGEQTDSLPRGWPNHGSHSSWSDQKPWPNHEKPNWSNQEPDFWSNNGWNNQDRPNSWTDQGRPGWYDPSGHNTEWYDQQRPNSNSWEDTGSPNTWGPVTPSTTANPNTKSPLAIANCIRSCPVTSEYNPVCGTNNVTYGNPGRLDCAAYCGVDVSLQRNSACTAVVATDSNTQGQKNNTRPSQPSLPSEPSTNPPEPTRFTTIDVPVTNKPSQPDPAFTIPPDVLNSIFTSTTEDDQYAIDIRTRSKFMPQYVYPIQT